AGTTCACACAGGAAGTGGCCCCTATTTCTAGCACGTGGGCCCCTATTATGTGTTGCTGTGAGAAATtccaaataaatataatttacaAACCCATCGGTGTCTGTGCCAATTCCGCCTTACTCGCTCTGACATGATCTTAATCTCATAATACACCACATTCATTCACTTGGGTTGATAAGCTTAACCTTTGACCCTATCGTTTCATCGGCTAGCTTACAGCACAGAGGGAAGATGAGTGTAAAGAGTAATATCCATCTGATGACCAGCGCGATGACATGCTTATGAATCTGGAATTAAAGAAGCCAAGCCCAGGGTTCACTCCCCCATTATGAGCAGGTCAGTGTAACCAACAACATAACTAGACATGGAGCCTAGAGGGCCTGCTGAAGTATCTCATCCCTTGAGGGGTCAGTAACTGATgctctgtgtgtgggtttatgCACATGTTGGCATACAAACGCATACAAGAACTGCCACTCGACAGACCTTtatctttctctccatcccccaCTCATTCTCTCCTTTATCTCATCTTTCTCGTTCCTTTATCTCTTTTTTCCTcccatatatctctctctccatctatttatttatttctccctcctttatctctctctccccttcctttatctctcccccctccttattctctctctctctccccccctggttGCACACGTGTCACTAGAGCAGGGGACAGATGGTACCCTCATGAGCCAAGGCCAAACCAATGGCAAAGGCCCACCCTTAACATGATGAGCATGATCCTAAACAGTCACTACAGGCTTGCAATAATCAAATTGTAAAACTAGACACGCCTTCTGTTGAGATGCTACTATAACAAAGGTGATCTAAATATTATGTAATGGACCTTTAGTATGAGTATAAAATCAATATTTCCCTGGATGAGTTCATTGTGAACTCCTTTGACATTATTCAGCTATACTCAAGAACATTTACTCGTGACCTCTACACATCCTTCAAGCAAACAATTGATGTGTTGATGTTTTCTTCAGCACAGTGCTCCTCCTATGGCAGCACAAGTCTGAGAACAGAGGAGGTAATGGTTTTCTTTAAAAAGATGGCCCTGGTTAATAATAGGAGGGGCTATGCATAGCATTTATAGACAAGGAGAGCATTGAGCCTCTGTTCTATCGTATGATGCACAGTCCTGGAACCAATCAGCACACGTTCAGAAGACAACAGGAAGCAGGGAGTCAGGGAAGTGACCCCTGAATTCCTGTTTGGGAGCTACCACCTCCTTGTACCACTTAACTCTTCCCCCACACCCCAGAAACAAAACTTCTTCCTCTACTTCTTGTGCCCTTTTCTCTTTTCCTCATTCTCTCCCCCAATCTGGCTCCCTCTATCCTGTccccccacccttccccccTCAGAGACTATCAGCCTCTGAGGAGCCATTTTACTTTGCTGTTGTTTCCCCTTCTCTGGATCTGTCCAAATCACTTCCTCTATCTGTTCCCTCTGTTACAACAGACATCCACTCCTctgcctctgtgtctctgcctctctgtagAAGGCGGTGCTGAGCTGCTGGCTCCTGTGAGTCATAAGAAGTCAGAAATAGGAACCAGATTTTCCTCCTCTAGTCACATTTAGTATTTCATGTCTTGGTTTGCATCTAATGCTGGCCGACCTTCGGTAATGCTCTTGTTCAAAACAGGAGACTTCCAGGAGAAGTGTTGTGAGCAGAGCTGTGTGATATTATGTTACAATGAAGGTCAGTGCCTCCCTTGCCACGCGATAAAACCCTCACAGAACACATTTACAACGTATAAGGTCAGTATAGGTGCGTCGTTAAGGGCGACCAATCAGAAAGCGGTTGTGATATTCTGTAGCCTAATCCGAGCGGCGAATCCCCCCGGCCCCAGCCCCTCACCTCGGCGGCTGAGTTCATAAGGTGCTTCCGGCTGAGCGTCATGTTCAGCGTGTTGTTGTGACTCATCACGGGGGTTTTGACGAACACAAAGTCACTGGGGcgggacagggtgggggggtagCAGGGCCTGTAGGTGCGCGTGTTGGGGTCCTGGTTGGGACCGCCCACCACCTCCATGTAGCGTATGGGCCCGTCCGAGTTGAGCTGCAGGTGCAGGTCCTTGCCGGGCCTCTGGTGGTAGCGGCTGGGCCGGTGGCGCtccaggcagcagcagcagtcggaATCGCCCAGCCCGGGGCGCCGGCGCCGCAGGCAGCGGATCATCAGCGCCACGAAGGTGATGCAGGCCACGCCCGAGACGCACGCCAGCGAGATGATGAGGTACAGGGTGATGTCCGACATCCCCGTGCGCCGGGAGAAGGGCGTGAGGCGCGGGCCGGGCGGCGCGGGGGCGGCAGCGGCGTCCGTCTCCTCCACGGTCACCGAGACGGCCACGCTGGTGGACAGCGCGGGCTCGCCGTTGTCCTGGATGATCACCACGATGTCGTAGGACAggcccttctcctcctcggCCAGCTTGCGGGCCGTGCGGAGCTCGCCCGTGCGGCTGCCGAGGCGGAACAGGCCGGCGTTGGGCCCGGGGGCGATGGCGTAGAACAGCCAGGCGTTGTGCCCGCTGTCCTGGTCCACCGCCACCAGCTTGTTGATGAGGTGGCCCGGGCTGGCGGACTGGGGCAcggccagctgcagccccgTGTCCTTTGGGTGGGCCGGGTGGAGCAGCACTGGCGCGTGGTCGTTGACGTCCACCACGAACACGTGCACGGTGACGTTGGCCGCGCGGGCCGGCGCCCCCATGTCCCGGGCCTGCACCTCCACCCGGAAGGCGTTGAGCAGCTCGTAGTCCAGCGAGCGCATGCTGAAGATCTGGCCCGTGTCGGGGTTGATGTAGACGTAGGAGGACGTGGGCAGGCCCTGGAACTCGCTGGGCAGGATGGAGTAGGAGACCCGCGCGTTGTCCCCCAGGTCGGGGTCCGTGGCCGAGACCTCGGCGATGGGGGCGTTGAGGGCGTTGTTCTCCGGGACGTCCACCGAGTAGGACGGCTGGGAGAAGACGGGcgcgttgtcgttgacgtcggAGAGCTCCACCTGGAAGGTGGTCCTGGACGAGAGAGGCGGGGAGCCCTGGTCTGTGGCGACGATGACCACGGTGTACTCCGAGACGCTCTCCCGGTCCAGGATCCCGTCGGTGGTGAGGCTGTAGTGCCCGCCAAAGGCGGCGTTGAGCTTGAACGGAAGCCCGGGCTGAACGTTTAAAGTGACTTCTCCATTCTTACCGGAGTCCGGGTCATGGGCGCTGATAAGGGCTATCACAGTTTGAGGTTTAGAGTCCTCTCTAATAGGACTGGTCAGTGATGACAGCGTCACTTCCGGTGTATTGTCGTTCACGTCGATTATTTCCACTATGACGTTGCATGACCCCTCCATGGCAGGTGAGCCAGCATCCCTCGCCTGCACTGTGATGTGATACACGCTGGACACCTCGTAGTCGACATCGCCGTTAACACGAATTTCGCCGCTTTTTGAGTCCACGCTAAACAACTTGGCCGTGCGCTCTGGCGTATACTTACTAAACAAGAAAGATATTTCTCCGTTCTGGCCTGAATCTGCGTCCGTTGCGTTCAATTTGGTTACTAAAGTGCCCGGTGCTACATTCTCTAGCAGGCTGACCTTCTTGACGGCGTCCTCAAAGACGGGCGCATTGTCATTCACGTCTAGAATCTTAATGAGTAATAGTGTTGAGCCCGATCTCTCGGGCTGCCCCCCATCTACCGCTGTGAGCAACAGGCGAAAAGAGGCCTGCTTCTCTCTGTCGAGAGGTTTTTCTACGACCAGCTCAGGGAACTTACTGCCGTCGCTTTTTGTCtcaacattcaaaataaagcaGTCATTTGGTGCGAGGATATAAGTGCGTAAAGAGTTGGTTCCCACGTCAGGGTCGTGTGCGCTCTCAAGGCGGAACCTCGTGAGAGGCGCAGCCGCTTCTGAGATCTCCAGAGAGATGTTCTTGGTGGAAAAATGCGGAGCATTGTCATTCACATCCAAAATCTCCACGTCAATGCGAAATATTTCCAACGGGTTCTTGAGAAGAAGTTGAAGTTGTAAAGAACACGGTAAAATTAATTCACATATTTGTTCCCTATCGATTTTTTTGTTAATGACTATCTCGCCTGTCGCCTGGTTTATCCTGAAATACTCAGCCGTGGATCCCGAAATCGTTAATTCCCTCCGAGGTATTCCTTGTGCTGTGAGACCCAGTTCTTTCGCTATATTCCCGACCACGGAGCCCAGGCTTAGCTCTTCCGAAACGGTATAGCTGAGCTGAGCGGACGCACATGAGAGGCAGGCCACGGAAAACCAAAGCCCCAGCGCTGGCCATCCTCCGCAGCGCTTCCTCGGTCTGGATTCCATTGTGCTGCGGTCCCCGGACGGGGAACACGAGAGTTTAAAGTTCTTCTTTCACCGAAATACATCCATGATCGCGTTCACCGACTCAGTCGTGTGATAAGTGTACATCTCCGTTTTAAAAATAACGCGATTGGAAGTTTAGATGTAATCATGATGGCCTAAATAATTTAAGGAAAAGAAGAACGCAAAAACTTAAGAGGCGCTCTACTTTCCCTGCCTAAACTCTGCCCTGCCCGGTCTCCTCTCCGTCTGGCTCGCCTCGTGGGCGGGGCCAGGCAGGAGAGGGCCGCCTCCCATTGGAGGACGGGGCTGAACTGGCCCCGccgacagagagagtgtgaacTTTTTTAGAAGTTATGACAATATCCTACTCATCATCGAAGACAACTCTGTCCTCACACGAATACCACCAATTAAagtcacacacaaaacaaacgtcACGGTCCCGTGAAAACATGTGGACACATGAAGTCCCACGTAGTAGAAGAAAGGAAATGAGCTATCATTGATATGtaaagtacccccccccccatccccctctctgtTCCCACACACAGCGTTGCGTTTTGTATCCGCAAGGAGGCATGGTTACCAAATGGATTATCCCTTTCTCTTTCACTGTTTTCTATATGATGTACTGGCTGATGTTTTGGATAATCTTTAGGTTTGTATTGATGGAACACAAATGAAGCTCGAAACCTCTCACACTGGGCACACAATTCACACATGTGAATCAAGAAGTGGTTCAAGTCATAAATAGGGCAACGCAAAATAATTCTTCACTTTTTTTTGAACACTTTTGTAATGTTAGAATGTTAGAATTTAAAATGAATCCACTGCATtactttgtttagttttttatcAACCAATTGTTGCCATACCTTTTATGAGTATATTTCACCAGAAAAATTGACTCAACTTTTGGTTTTAAAAACATTGTTATAGAAATTATTTGTCCTGGGCTTTGTCAAAGAAATACTGTGGAGTAAATGCTTTAGAACATATGCATTTCATTTTCAGTAGGTGGTGTACTGCCCTGGTTTGATGCTCACCTGCTGGCTCTCAAAGGTCCAGGTGCTGTCAGGTAAAGAGGCGTCTAAGACATTGATCATGTCTTTAAAGTCTGTGGTGCTGCTGGGTTTAACGAAGGTGAAGTCACTGTACTCTgacgtgggagagagacaggacctgAAGGACTGACTCTGAGACATCATGTCTCCTCCCAGGACCTCCACGTACTTAATAGGCCCGTCAGTGTTGAGCTGGAGTTGGAGGTTTCTGTTGGGGTTCTTGTAGTCCTCACTGTCGCTCCGTCTCATGCAGCAGCTACCACTGCTTCTGCTGCTCTTAAGACACTTAACAGCTAGAATGAGGAAAGTCACCAGAGAGAGCACAGACACTGAGGCCAGGGAGAGGATCAGATACAGAGCCATTCTCCCCGTTTTCTTGTGAGAATCGTCCGTCTTGTGTCTGAGGTCCAGAATGGGCTCGTGGAGACCGTCCTCTAACAGGACGGACACGGTGACGGTGGTGGACCGAACCGGATCCCCGTCGTCCTTAATCTCTATGAGCAGTCTCTGAGAGGAGTCGTCCTGCTCAGACACAGCCCGTTTAGTCCTCACCTCCCCTGTGTAAAGGTTGACAGCGAACAGAGAGGCGTCTGTGGCCTCTGCCAGTCTATAGGAGATCCAGGCGTTATGCCCCGAGTCGGCATCTACAGCTGTTACCTTGGTAACCAAGTGGCCTGCTTTGGAGGAGCGGGACGTCCTCTGCTGAGAGAGGGAGCCGTGGACAGCGGAGGAGGGGTAGATAACAGAGGGGGCGTTATCGTTCTGGTCcagaataaaaacatgaacagtAGCGTTGCTGCTCAGAGACGGAGAACCGTGGTCCTTTGCCTGCACCTGAATCTGAAACACCTTCAGTTTCTCATAGTCAAAGGAGTGCATGCTGTAGATGCTGCCGTTCTCCGAGTTGATGTAGACGTAGGAGGACACAGACACGTCCTGCACTTTAGAGTCCAGGATGGAGTAGGACAGCTTGGAGTTGTCTCCTAAATCCAAGTCAGAGGCTGATACTGAATACAGTATAGAGCCTGCAATGCCATTCTCTTTAATATACACCGTATAAGATGGCTGAGAGAATATAGGGGTGTTGTCATTCACATCAGTGATGCTTACTGGTATCGTCTTTGTACTCTTTAGAGGAGGGGAACCTTTATCAGTGGCCGTTATTTCTATGTTATAAACTGAGAAATTCTCTCTGTCTAAAGCTCCACGAGTAACAAGTGCATAGTTGTTAGAAAATGAGGGGGTGAGACTAAAAGGAGAGCTCTTAGGGAGTTGTAATGAGACTTTACCGTTATCCCCTGAATCCAGGTCCCGCGCACTGATTAGAGCCACTACGGTGCCGTTTGGAGCGTTCTCCCGCACGGGGCTCGGCGGAGAATTAAGAGCAATTTCCGGagcgttgtcgttgacgtcaATCACGTCTACCTGCACGCGACAGTGACCCTCGTTTTCAGGGGTTCCTTTGTCTTTTGCGGTTATGTCAATGCCATATAATGCATTTGTCTCATAGTCCAAATcactctttagaataatttcaCCCGTCAAAGAATTAAtatcaaatatatttaataCTGTATCTGGCGTCCGAGATTCAAAGGCAAACTCAATTTCTCCATTTAAACCTTCATCAACATCGGTGGCTTTGGGTTGAATGATAACGGTACCTTTTGGACTATTCTCAGGTAACGTTACTCTGTAGACGTTTTTTTCAAAGACTGGTATGTTATCATTTGTGTCTA
The window above is part of the Gadus macrocephalus chromosome 10, ASM3116895v1 genome. Proteins encoded here:
- the LOC132465763 gene encoding protocadherin gamma-C5-like isoform X12 encodes the protein MESRPRKRCGGWPALGLWFSVACLSCASAQLSYTVSEELSLGSVVGNIAKELGLTAQGIPRRELTISGSTAEYFRINQATGEIVINKKIDREQICELILPCSLQLQLLLKNPLEIFRIDVEILDVNDNAPHFSTKNISLEISEAAAPLTRFRLESAHDPDVGTNSLRTYILAPNDCFILNVETKSDGSKFPELVVEKPLDREKQASFRLLLTAVDGGQPERSGSTLLLIKILDVNDNAPVFEDAVKKVSLLENVAPGTLVTKLNATDADSGQNGEISFLFSKYTPERTAKLFSVDSKSGEIRVNGDVDYEVSSVYHITVQARDAGSPAMEGSCNVIVEIIDVNDNTPEVTLSSLTSPIREDSKPQTVIALISAHDPDSGKNGEVTLNVQPGLPFKLNAAFGGHYSLTTDGILDRESVSEYTVVIVATDQGSPPLSSRTTFQVELSDVNDNAPVFSQPSYSVDVPENNALNAPIAEVSATDPDLGDNARVSYSILPSEFQGLPTSSYVYINPDTGQIFSMRSLDYELLNAFRVEVQARDMGAPARAANVTVHVFVVDVNDHAPVLLHPAHPKDTGLQLAVPQSASPGHLINKLVAVDQDSGHNAWLFYAIAPGPNAGLFRLGSRTGELRTARKLAEEEKGLSYDIVVIIQDNGEPALSTSVAVSVTVEETDAAAAPAPPGPRLTPFSRRTGMSDITLYLIISLACVSGVACITFVALMIRCLRRRRPGLGDSDCCCCLERHRPSRYHQRPGKDLHLQLNSDGPIRYMEVVGGPNQDPNTRTYRPCYPPTLSRPSDFVFVKTPVMSHNNTLNMTLSRKHLMNSAAEQKPPNNDWRFTQGPRPGPSGAAGGPEVAMGTGPWPQPPTEAEQLQALMAAANEVSEATGTLGPGTMGLSTRYSPQFTLQHVPDYRQNVYIPGSTATLTSNPQQQLMQQQQQQQQQQQQQQQQQQQQQQQQQQQQQQQQQQQQQAAAQQAPQQALPPSQASAQVEPPKAAQTPASKKKSTKKEKK
- the LOC132465763 gene encoding protocadherin gamma-C5-like isoform X6, whose translation is MESRPRKRCGGWPALGLWFSVACLSCASAQLSYTVSEELSLGSVVGNIAKELGLTAQGIPRRELTISGSTAEYFRINQATGEIVINKKIDREQICELILPCSLQLQLLLKNPLEIFRIDVEILDVNDNAPHFSTKNISLEISEAAAPLTRFRLESAHDPDVGTNSLRTYILAPNDCFILNVETKSDGSKFPELVVEKPLDREKQASFRLLLTAVDGGQPERSGSTLLLIKILDVNDNAPVFEDAVKKVSLLENVAPGTLVTKLNATDADSGQNGEISFLFSKYTPERTAKLFSVDSKSGEIRVNGDVDYEVSSVYHITVQARDAGSPAMEGSCNVIVEIIDVNDNTPEVTLSSLTSPIREDSKPQTVIALISAHDPDSGKNGEVTLNVQPGLPFKLNAAFGGHYSLTTDGILDRESVSEYTVVIVATDQGSPPLSSRTTFQVELSDVNDNAPVFSQPSYSVDVPENNALNAPIAEVSATDPDLGDNARVSYSILPSEFQGLPTSSYVYINPDTGQIFSMRSLDYELLNAFRVEVQARDMGAPARAANVTVHVFVVDVNDHAPVLLHPAHPKDTGLQLAVPQSASPGHLINKLVAVDQDSGHNAWLFYAIAPGPNAGLFRLGSRTGELRTARKLAEEEKGLSYDIVVIIQDNGEPALSTSVAVSVTVEETDAAAAPAPPGPRLTPFSRRTGMSDITLYLIISLACVSGVACITFVALMIRCLRRRRPGLGDSDCCCCLERHRPSRYHQRPGKDLHLQLNSDGPIRYMEVVGGPNQDPNTRTYRPCYPPTLSRPSDFVFVKTPVMSHNNTLNMTLSRKHLMNSAAEQKPPNNDWRFTQGPRPGPSGPQMPYATHIRWTTKDGTRAAGGPEVAMGTGPWPQPPTEAEQLQALMAAANVSEATGTLGPGTMGLSTRYSPQFTLQHVPDYRQNVYIPGSTATLTSNPQQQLMQQQQQQQQQQQQQQQQQQQQQQQQQQQQQQQQQQQQQAAAQQAPQQALPPSQASAQVEPPKAAQTPASKKKSTKKEKK
- the LOC132465763 gene encoding protocadherin gamma-C5-like isoform X13, translating into MESRPRKRCGGWPALGLWFSVACLSCASAQLSYTVSEELSLGSVVGNIAKELGLTAQGIPRRELTISGSTAEYFRINQATGEIVINKKIDREQICELILPCSLQLQLLLKNPLEIFRIDVEILDVNDNAPHFSTKNISLEISEAAAPLTRFRLESAHDPDVGTNSLRTYILAPNDCFILNVETKSDGSKFPELVVEKPLDREKQASFRLLLTAVDGGQPERSGSTLLLIKILDVNDNAPVFEDAVKKVSLLENVAPGTLVTKLNATDADSGQNGEISFLFSKYTPERTAKLFSVDSKSGEIRVNGDVDYEVSSVYHITVQARDAGSPAMEGSCNVIVEIIDVNDNTPEVTLSSLTSPIREDSKPQTVIALISAHDPDSGKNGEVTLNVQPGLPFKLNAAFGGHYSLTTDGILDRESVSEYTVVIVATDQGSPPLSSRTTFQVELSDVNDNAPVFSQPSYSVDVPENNALNAPIAEVSATDPDLGDNARVSYSILPSEFQGLPTSSYVYINPDTGQIFSMRSLDYELLNAFRVEVQARDMGAPARAANVTVHVFVVDVNDHAPVLLHPAHPKDTGLQLAVPQSASPGHLINKLVAVDQDSGHNAWLFYAIAPGPNAGLFRLGSRTGELRTARKLAEEEKGLSYDIVVIIQDNGEPALSTSVAVSVTVEETDAAAAPAPPGPRLTPFSRRTGMSDITLYLIISLACVSGVACITFVALMIRCLRRRRPGLGDSDCCCCLERHRPSRYHQRPGKDLHLQLNSDGPIRYMEVVGGPNQDPNTRTYRPCYPPTLSRPSDFVFVKTPVMSHNNTLNMTLSRKHLMNSAAEQKPPNNDWRFTQGPRPGPSGAAGGPEVAMGTGPWPQPPTEAEQLQALMAAANVSEATGTLGPGTMGLSTRYSPQFTLQHVPDYRQNVYIPGSTATLTSNPQQQLMQQQQQQQQQQQQQQQQQQQQQQQQQQQQQQQQQQQQQAAAQQAPQQALPPSQASAQVEPPKAAQTPASKKKSTKKEKK
- the LOC132465763 gene encoding protocadherin gamma-C5-like isoform X5; the encoded protein is MESRPRKRCGGWPALGLWFSVACLSCASAQLSYTVSEELSLGSVVGNIAKELGLTAQGIPRRELTISGSTAEYFRINQATGEIVINKKIDREQICELILPCSLQLQLLLKNPLEIFRIDVEILDVNDNAPHFSTKNISLEISEAAAPLTRFRLESAHDPDVGTNSLRTYILAPNDCFILNVETKSDGSKFPELVVEKPLDREKQASFRLLLTAVDGGQPERSGSTLLLIKILDVNDNAPVFEDAVKKVSLLENVAPGTLVTKLNATDADSGQNGEISFLFSKYTPERTAKLFSVDSKSGEIRVNGDVDYEVSSVYHITVQARDAGSPAMEGSCNVIVEIIDVNDNTPEVTLSSLTSPIREDSKPQTVIALISAHDPDSGKNGEVTLNVQPGLPFKLNAAFGGHYSLTTDGILDRESVSEYTVVIVATDQGSPPLSSRTTFQVELSDVNDNAPVFSQPSYSVDVPENNALNAPIAEVSATDPDLGDNARVSYSILPSEFQGLPTSSYVYINPDTGQIFSMRSLDYELLNAFRVEVQARDMGAPARAANVTVHVFVVDVNDHAPVLLHPAHPKDTGLQLAVPQSASPGHLINKLVAVDQDSGHNAWLFYAIAPGPNAGLFRLGSRTGELRTARKLAEEEKGLSYDIVVIIQDNGEPALSTSVAVSVTVEETDAAAAPAPPGPRLTPFSRRTGMSDITLYLIISLACVSGVACITFVALMIRCLRRRRPGLGDSDCCCCLERHRPSRYHQRPGKDLHLQLNSDGPIRYMEVVGGPNQDPNTRTYRPCYPPTLSRPSDFVFVKTPVMSHNNTLNMTLSRKHLMNSAAEQKPPNNDWRFTQGPRPGPSGPQMPYATHIRWTTKDGTRAAGGPEVAMGTGPWPQPPTEAEQLQALMAAANEVSEATGTLGPGTMGLSTRYSPQFTLQHVPDYRQNVYIPGSTATLTSNPQQQLMQQQQQQQQQQQQQQQQQQQQQQQQQQQQQQQQQQQQQAAAQQAPQQALPPSQASAQVEPPKAAQTPASKKKSTKKEKK
- the LOC132465763 gene encoding protocadherin gamma-C5-like isoform X8; this translates as MTKRTRYRDWRWQALWWHHFILLWNTIDGQTRYTIPEELKQGSVVGHLAKDLGLGLSEIFDRKLRVASEAGKQYFSVDTGKGELVVNERIDREDLCGQRAGCVLPLQAVLESPLQLHRIEVEIRDINDNAPIFPSNHLYLKISESAAVGTRLLLQSALDPDVGSNSLKTYTLGKNECFSLKLKEIEDGKTVPELFLEKPLDREQKAVHNILLTALDGGNPVRSGISEITISVLDTNDNIPVFEKNVYRVTLPENSPKGTVIIQPKATDVDEGLNGEIEFAFESRTPDTVLNIFDINSLTGEIILKSDLDYETNALYGIDITAKDKGTPENEGHCRVQVDVIDVNDNAPEIALNSPPSPVRENAPNGTVVALISARDLDSGDNGKVSLQLPKSSPFSLTPSFSNNYALVTRGALDRENFSVYNIEITATDKGSPPLKSTKTIPVSITDVNDNTPIFSQPSYTVYIKENGIAGSILYSVSASDLDLGDNSKLSYSILDSKVQDVSVSSYVYINSENGSIYSMHSFDYEKLKVFQIQVQAKDHGSPSLSSNATVHVFILDQNDNAPSVIYPSSAVHGSLSQQRTSRSSKAGHLVTKVTAVDADSGHNAWISYRLAEATDASLFAVNLYTGEVRTKRAVSEQDDSSQRLLIEIKDDGDPVRSTTVTVSVLLEDGLHEPILDLRHKTDDSHKKTGRMALYLILSLASVSVLSLVTFLILAVKCLKSSRSSGSCCMRRSDSEDYKNPNRNLQLQLNTDGPIKYVEVLGGDMMSQSQSFRSCLSPTSEYSDFTFVKPSSTTDFKDMINVLDASLPDSTWTFESQQQKPPNNDWRFTQGPRPGPSGPQMPYATHIRWTTKDGTRAAGGPEVAMGTGPWPQPPTEAEQLQALMAAANEVSEATGTLGPGTMGLSTRYSPQFTLQHVPDYRQNVYIPGSTATLTSNPQQQLMQQQQQQQQQQQQQQQQQQQQQQQQQQQQQQQQQQQQQAAAQQAPQQALPPSQASAQVEPPKAAQTPASKKKSTKKEKK
- the LOC132465763 gene encoding protocadherin gamma-C5-like isoform X19 — translated: MTKRTRYRDWRWQALWWHHFILLWNTIDGQTRYTIPEELKQGSVVGHLAKDLGLGLSEIFDRKLRVASEAGKQYFSVDTGKGELVVNERIDREDLCGQRAGCVLPLQAVLESPLQLHRIEVEIRDINDNAPIFPSNHLYLKISESAAVGTRLLLQSALDPDVGSNSLKTYTLGKNECFSLKLKEIEDGKTVPELFLEKPLDREQKAVHNILLTALDGGNPVRSGISEITISVLDTNDNIPVFEKNVYRVTLPENSPKGTVIIQPKATDVDEGLNGEIEFAFESRTPDTVLNIFDINSLTGEIILKSDLDYETNALYGIDITAKDKGTPENEGHCRVQVDVIDVNDNAPEIALNSPPSPVRENAPNGTVVALISARDLDSGDNGKVSLQLPKSSPFSLTPSFSNNYALVTRGALDRENFSVYNIEITATDKGSPPLKSTKTIPVSITDVNDNTPIFSQPSYTVYIKENGIAGSILYSVSASDLDLGDNSKLSYSILDSKVQDVSVSSYVYINSENGSIYSMHSFDYEKLKVFQIQVQAKDHGSPSLSSNATVHVFILDQNDNAPSVIYPSSAVHGSLSQQRTSRSSKAGHLVTKVTAVDADSGHNAWISYRLAEATDASLFAVNLYTGEVRTKRAVSEQDDSSQRLLIEIKDDGDPVRSTTVTVSVLLEDGLHEPILDLRHKTDDSHKKTGRMALYLILSLASVSVLSLVTFLILAVKCLKSSRSSGSCCMRRSDSEDYKNPNRNLQLQLNTDGPIKYVEVLGGDMMSQSQSFRSCLSPTSEYSDFTFVKPSSTTDFKDMINVLDASLPDSTWTFESQQQKPPNNDWRFTQGPRPGPSGAAGGPEVAMGTGPWPQPPTEAEQLQALMAAANEVSEATGTLGPGTMGLSTRYSPQFTLQHVPDYRQNVYIPGSTATLTSNPQQQLMQQQQQQQQQQQQQQQQQQQQQQQQQQQQQQQQQQQQQAAAQQAPQQALPPSQASAQVEPPKAAQTPASKKKSTKKEKK